One Dictyoglomus turgidum DSM 6724 DNA window includes the following coding sequences:
- a CDS encoding ABC transporter ATP-binding protein, with product MEEIIKLEGITKTFPGVLANDNINLSIYQGEIHAIVGENGAGKSTLMKILYGLYKPDKGNIYIKGKRVVFDSPKDAIENGIGMVHQHFMLIPPFSVIENIILGSEVKNGVSLNFKKAESLIKELMEATGFKVELYTKVENLSVGEAQRVEILKLLYRRAEVLILDEPTAVLAPQEVEELFKVLRRLASQGKTIIFISHKLNEVLEISDRVSVMRRGKLVETLETKNTNKYQLAQLMVGREVFLRVEKEKIEKGEEIFRVENLWVKGRKGIEVVKGISFNIRAGEIVGIAGVEGNGQTELIESIVGLIPIQKGRIYIKGKDITLKNIRQRRLHIGHIPEDRHKRGLILDFSVAENSILGLHFYKDFSKGVFLDYKKVNSHAERIVKEFDVKTPNIKTPIRHLSGGNQQKVVVGREISFSPEFLIASQPTRGLDIGATEFIHQLLINLRNQGKAILLVSADLDEILSLSDRIIVMYNGEIVGSFLEGEVDEKELGYYMMGVKKQKELKEALI from the coding sequence GTGGAAGAAATCATAAAACTTGAGGGCATTACAAAAACTTTTCCTGGAGTTTTGGCAAATGATAATATAAATCTTTCCATATATCAAGGTGAGATTCATGCTATTGTAGGAGAAAATGGGGCAGGAAAGTCCACTTTAATGAAAATTCTTTATGGACTTTATAAGCCTGACAAAGGAAATATCTATATCAAAGGGAAAAGAGTGGTTTTTGACTCTCCAAAAGATGCAATAGAGAACGGAATTGGTATGGTGCACCAACATTTTATGTTGATTCCACCATTTTCTGTAATTGAAAATATAATTTTAGGATCTGAAGTAAAAAATGGAGTCTCTCTTAATTTTAAAAAGGCCGAAAGTTTAATAAAAGAATTGATGGAAGCTACGGGTTTTAAAGTAGAGCTTTATACAAAAGTCGAAAATTTATCTGTAGGAGAAGCTCAAAGAGTAGAAATATTGAAGCTTCTTTATAGAAGAGCAGAGGTTTTAATCTTAGATGAACCTACCGCTGTTCTTGCTCCTCAAGAGGTAGAGGAACTTTTTAAGGTTTTGAGAAGATTGGCTTCTCAGGGTAAAACGATAATTTTTATATCTCATAAGTTAAATGAGGTTTTAGAGATCTCTGATAGAGTTAGTGTAATGAGAAGAGGTAAATTAGTTGAGACTCTTGAGACTAAAAATACTAATAAATATCAACTTGCTCAACTCATGGTAGGAAGAGAAGTGTTCTTAAGAGTAGAAAAAGAGAAAATAGAAAAAGGAGAAGAGATCTTTAGGGTAGAGAATCTTTGGGTAAAAGGGAGAAAAGGAATTGAGGTAGTAAAGGGGATCTCTTTTAATATTAGAGCAGGGGAGATTGTAGGTATAGCAGGTGTAGAAGGAAATGGCCAAACAGAGCTTATAGAGAGTATAGTAGGATTAATTCCCATACAGAAGGGAAGAATTTACATAAAGGGTAAAGATATAACATTGAAAAACATAAGACAAAGACGTCTGCATATAGGTCATATTCCTGAAGATAGACATAAAAGAGGGCTTATACTTGACTTTTCTGTTGCTGAAAATTCTATTCTTGGTTTACACTTCTATAAAGATTTCTCAAAGGGAGTCTTTTTAGACTATAAAAAGGTAAATTCACATGCAGAAAGAATTGTAAAAGAATTTGATGTAAAAACTCCTAATATAAAAACACCTATTAGGCATCTTTCGGGCGGTAATCAACAAAAAGTAGTAGTGGGAAGGGAGATTAGCTTTTCTCCTGAGTTTTTAATAGCTTCTCAACCTACAAGAGGTTTAGATATTGGAGCTACAGAATTTATACATCAATTATTAATTAATTTAAGAAATCAGGGTAAAGCAATCTTATTAGTATCAGCAGATCTTGATGAAATACTAAGCTTAAGCGATAGGATTATTGTGATGTACAATGGAGAGATTGTAGGATCTTTCTTGGAAGGTGAGGTAGACGAAAAAGAGCTGGGTTATTATATGATGGGTGTTAAAAAACAAAAAGAGTTAAAGGAGGCTCTAATTTGA
- a CDS encoding ABC transporter permease, which translates to MRNREFIENLILNIISPTISIFIALFFGGIIIYLLGHNPIETYKEVINFALGNPNGWGYVLFNATSFIFAGLAVAVAFKAGLFNIGAEGQILVGGFVSAIAGLYIAPLFPPFLHLFITLLFAAIGGALWAFIPAILKAKLGAHEVINTIMMNWIGYALTNYLVINTFREKGVVYPLPQTAKLPASATLPKLFALFQKVGINIPESNPLNSSLIFAVLAVLFTYYLLWRTKLGYEIRALGLNPYASENAGISSQKIIFVSMLISGALAGLASINDVLGYRYRFLDNFTHGMGFTGIAVALLGKNHPAGIVFSAFLFGALDRMAIGMDVFTHIPREIISVLQAVIILTIVVSNEVLIRFLKRRRKTIYA; encoded by the coding sequence TTGAGAAATAGGGAGTTTATAGAAAACTTGATCTTAAATATAATAAGTCCGACAATTTCCATATTTATTGCTCTGTTTTTTGGAGGTATCATCATATACCTGTTGGGGCATAATCCCATAGAAACTTATAAAGAGGTAATAAATTTTGCTCTTGGAAACCCTAATGGGTGGGGATATGTTCTATTTAACGCTACTTCTTTTATATTTGCTGGACTTGCTGTGGCTGTAGCCTTTAAAGCTGGACTTTTTAACATTGGAGCTGAGGGACAGATTCTTGTTGGAGGATTTGTATCGGCAATTGCAGGTCTCTATATTGCTCCTTTATTTCCACCTTTTTTACATTTATTTATAACTCTTCTTTTTGCAGCTATAGGAGGAGCTTTATGGGCTTTTATTCCTGCAATTTTGAAGGCAAAATTAGGGGCTCATGAAGTGATAAATACCATCATGATGAATTGGATAGGTTATGCTCTTACTAATTATCTTGTGATAAATACCTTTAGAGAGAAAGGTGTAGTATATCCTCTCCCTCAGACAGCTAAATTACCAGCTTCTGCCACTTTGCCAAAACTTTTTGCTCTCTTTCAGAAAGTTGGCATAAATATTCCTGAAAGTAATCCTTTAAATAGCTCATTAATATTCGCTGTTCTTGCCGTCTTGTTTACTTATTATCTCCTTTGGAGAACAAAATTAGGATATGAGATAAGAGCCTTAGGGTTAAACCCTTATGCCTCAGAAAATGCTGGAATAAGTTCTCAAAAGATAATCTTCGTATCTATGTTAATAAGTGGTGCTTTAGCGGGGCTTGCTAGTATTAATGATGTTTTAGGTTATAGATATCGCTTCCTTGATAACTTTACCCATGGAATGGGATTTACTGGAATAGCGGTAGCCTTGTTGGGGAAAAATCACCCTGCGGGTATAGTATTTTCTGCGTTTCTTTTTGGGGCATTAGATAGAATGGCTATAGGAATGGATGTTTTTACTCATATTCCCCGTGAGATAATATCTGTACTCCAAGCAGTCATAATATTGACTATTGTGGTTAGCAATGAGGTTCTTATCCGCTTCTTAAAGAGAAGGAGGAAAACTATATATGCTTGA
- a CDS encoding ABC transporter permease produces the protein MLESIFAWETIVSAIRMATPLTYASLGGVFSERSGVVNIALEGIMLFGAFFATVGTYFFKSPMVGIIFAILAGMTISLIHAVVSIRFKVNQIISGTALNMLAAGGTTFLSRLIFKAAGSSPHIEGFSPINIPMLSSIPGIGLLFRDLSPLIILMIVLVFFSNYVLYKTVFGLRLRAVGENPQAADTLGVNVYKYRYIGVLISGILGGLGGAFLSLEHARVFVENMTGGRGFIALAAMIFGNWNPVGAFGACLLFGIAEAIRIRLEGVGIPTQFIQMIPYILTMLVLAGAVGKSTPPACDGIPYEKEEI, from the coding sequence ATGCTTGAGTCTATATTTGCTTGGGAAACTATAGTTTCAGCTATTCGAATGGCAACACCCCTCACCTATGCTTCCTTAGGAGGAGTTTTTTCAGAAAGAAGTGGGGTAGTTAATATTGCGTTAGAGGGGATAATGTTATTTGGAGCTTTTTTTGCTACAGTAGGGACTTACTTTTTTAAAAGCCCAATGGTGGGAATTATATTTGCTATCCTTGCTGGTATGACTATTTCTTTAATCCATGCAGTGGTTTCTATAAGATTTAAAGTAAACCAAATAATAAGTGGTACTGCATTAAATATGTTGGCAGCCGGAGGTACTACTTTTCTTTCTAGATTAATATTCAAAGCTGCAGGATCTTCTCCTCATATTGAAGGATTTAGCCCTATTAATATTCCTATGTTATCTTCTATTCCAGGGATTGGTTTATTATTTAGAGATCTATCACCTCTTATCATTTTGATGATAGTTTTAGTATTCTTCTCTAATTATGTGCTGTATAAAACGGTTTTTGGTTTGAGGCTTAGGGCTGTAGGAGAAAATCCTCAAGCTGCGGATACCTTAGGAGTAAACGTATACAAATATAGATATATAGGAGTGCTAATAAGTGGTATCTTAGGTGGACTTGGAGGAGCTTTTCTTTCCTTAGAGCACGCCAGAGTTTTTGTAGAAAATATGACAGGTGGTAGAGGATTTATTGCTCTTGCTGCTATGATTTTTGGTAATTGGAATCCTGTAGGTGCTTTTGGAGCATGTCTACTTTTCGGTATAGCTGAGGCTATAAGAATAAGGCTTGAGGGGGTTGGAATTCCCACTCAATTTATTCAAATGATACCTTATATATTAACCATGCTTGTTCTTGCTGGTGCTGTTGGAAAATCTACGCCTCCTGCTTGTGATGGAATTCCTTATGAAAAGGAGGAAATATAG
- a CDS encoding lysophospholipid acyltransferase family protein produces MKRRKYSTKFQFFVYKSIAGVIKVLLKRIYKLEINGLENVPLEGPVIIAPNHRSSLDVLAIAVSLPRPIKALGKVERFKYPLLGRFAQYLGGIPVERGHADLSAVKGGIEVLKRGEILLIFPEGTRLRLEKKDIKPKRGIGYFAAKMKVPVVPTAIIGADCIWPPEKKLPALKGRIKVIFLQPVYYEGEPDRIKEEEFTNKIMSQIEEVLRRESLNHEAN; encoded by the coding sequence ATGAAAAGGAGGAAATATAGTACGAAATTTCAGTTTTTCGTATATAAAAGTATAGCAGGCGTTATAAAGGTACTTCTTAAAAGAATATATAAATTAGAAATAAATGGCCTTGAGAATGTACCTTTGGAGGGACCTGTTATTATTGCCCCAAATCACAGAAGTAGCCTTGATGTCTTGGCTATTGCTGTAAGCTTACCAAGGCCTATAAAGGCACTTGGTAAAGTTGAAAGATTTAAATATCCCTTATTAGGAAGATTTGCTCAATATCTTGGTGGAATTCCTGTAGAGAGAGGACATGCAGATCTTTCTGCTGTAAAGGGTGGTATAGAAGTCTTAAAAAGAGGAGAAATTTTGTTAATTTTTCCTGAAGGAACAAGATTAAGATTGGAAAAGAAAGATATTAAGCCTAAGAGGGGAATTGGATATTTTGCAGCTAAGATGAAAGTTCCTGTTGTTCCTACTGCTATCATTGGAGCTGACTGTATATGGCCTCCTGAGAAAAAGCTACCAGCTCTTAAGGGAAGAATAAAGGTGATTTTTTTGCAGCCTGTTTATTATGAAGGAGAACCTGATAGAATTAAAGAAGAAGAATTTACAAATAAAATAATGAGTCAAATAGAGGAGGTATTAAGGAGAGAATCTTTAAATCATGAGGCAAATTAG
- a CDS encoding lysophospholipid acyltransferase family protein has product MRQIRKSISHFFYKILIVVVRFLLNILWGYKVEGKENIPNHSFILVANHVSILDPIVIGAAFDKRLFYLAKKELFKSKIFNPFLRWLGAIDVDRKDFKYETWKKINRLIKENEIIVIFPEGTRNDHPEKGLLELKDGAASLALTHGLPILPVAIKGTEKIWKRKWIFPQLRGRINIRIGKVINVSKIKKPSKEDIKEVNNKIKASLIGLLR; this is encoded by the coding sequence ATGAGGCAAATTAGAAAGTCTATCTCTCATTTTTTCTACAAAATCTTAATAGTTGTGGTAAGATTTTTATTGAATATCCTATGGGGATACAAGGTAGAAGGAAAGGAGAATATTCCTAATCATTCTTTTATCCTTGTAGCAAATCATGTAAGTATATTAGACCCCATAGTGATTGGTGCTGCTTTTGACAAGAGGTTATTTTATCTTGCTAAAAAAGAACTCTTTAAATCAAAAATATTTAATCCTTTTTTAAGATGGCTTGGAGCAATTGATGTAGATAGAAAGGATTTTAAATACGAAACTTGGAAAAAAATAAACAGACTAATTAAAGAGAATGAAATAATAGTAATATTTCCAGAGGGAACAAGAAATGATCATCCTGAAAAGGGACTTCTTGAACTTAAAGATGGTGCTGCTTCTCTCGCATTAACTCATGGACTTCCTATTCTTCCTGTAGCAATAAAGGGCACCGAGAAAATATGGAAAAGAAAATGGATCTTTCCTCAATTAAGGGGACGAATAAATATTAGAATAGGTAAAGTAATAAATGTATCTAAAATTAAAAAGCCTTCAAAAGAGGATATAAAAGAGGTAAATAATAAAATAAAGGCAAGTTTAATAGGGCTTTTAAGATGA
- the ispH gene encoding 4-hydroxy-3-methylbut-2-enyl diphosphate reductase, whose product MKVYIATPYGFCSGVKKSISLAEKILSLKGEVYTLGALVHNPKVIEELSKKGIKVLGKDEIVEGKALIVRAHGLPQRDIDFYKSLGNEIYDATCPLVKKVQVLAEYLKNNKYKVIIIGEKNHPEVIGILSYTDNQGIVIEYESDIEKVEYYPKIGIVFQTTQSFDNAIQKVNLIMNKGKEIRIFNTICPETIERQEKAKKLSKIVDVALVLGGKNSANTRRLYITLSLKVPTYHIENLEEIDKNWFKEDSKVGIITGTSTPNNFVEEVLALLKSLYPLEIHLV is encoded by the coding sequence ATGAAGGTGTATATTGCTACTCCTTACGGATTTTGTTCGGGAGTAAAAAAATCCATATCTCTTGCTGAAAAAATACTGTCCTTAAAAGGTGAAGTATATACTTTGGGAGCATTAGTTCATAATCCAAAGGTAATAGAGGAATTGTCGAAAAAGGGCATAAAGGTGCTTGGGAAGGATGAAATTGTAGAGGGTAAAGCTTTGATCGTTAGGGCTCACGGTTTACCTCAAAGAGATATAGATTTTTATAAAAGCTTAGGAAATGAAATCTATGATGCAACTTGTCCTCTTGTTAAAAAAGTACAGGTTCTTGCAGAGTATCTTAAGAATAACAAATATAAAGTAATAATAATAGGAGAAAAAAATCATCCTGAAGTGATAGGAATATTGAGTTATACAGATAATCAAGGTATAGTGATAGAATATGAGAGTGATATAGAGAAAGTAGAATATTATCCTAAAATTGGGATAGTTTTTCAAACTACGCAAAGTTTTGATAATGCTATTCAAAAAGTAAATCTGATAATGAATAAGGGTAAAGAGATCAGGATATTTAATACCATATGCCCTGAAACTATTGAGCGACAAGAAAAAGCTAAAAAACTCTCAAAAATAGTAGACGTTGCTCTGGTTCTAGGCGGGAAAAATAGTGCCAACACGAGGAGGTTATATATAACATTGAGTCTAAAGGTACCAACATATCATATTGAAAATTTGGAAGAGATAGATAAAAATTGGTTTAAAGAAGACAGTAAAGTAGGCATAATTACGGGCACATCTACTCCTAATAACTTTGTAGAGGAGGTATTAGCATTATTAAAGAGTCTTTATCCCTTAGAGATTCATTTGGTATAA
- the der gene encoding ribosome biogenesis GTPase Der translates to MVGRPNVGKSVLFNRIVGEEKAIVADEPGVTRDPLVHLCEHEGKYFYLVDSAGWGLTDDLSELIQEKIQEVINISDLILFVVDGRSELTALDHEFVDILRKSGKRVILVVNKMEGRIDREEYLAPFTALGLGEPFPISALHKQNLYELLDLIISLIPAPEEVSSEDKSIKLAFVGRPNSGKSSLLNALIGRDRSIVSEIPGTTRDAVDLIWDFNGKKYIIVDTPGLRRPAKVEEGLEELSVQKTLQTIRRIDIAIMVIDLSVGIREQEKRILHYIEDKGKSCLIVFNKTDLIPSLKERREFEKIVPQILQPFDYFPFIFTSAIRNYNVKKILPWVDKLFELRNMRIPTSQINRAIGEALSKTNFSKKGKILKIYYATQVDVAPPTIVFFVNEPEIMNKNVVKYFEKFLRNYFGWVGTPIKIEVRKRE, encoded by the coding sequence ATAGTTGGAAGACCTAATGTAGGAAAGTCTGTACTTTTTAACAGGATTGTGGGAGAAGAAAAGGCTATTGTAGCGGATGAACCAGGAGTGACAAGGGATCCCCTTGTTCACTTGTGTGAACATGAGGGAAAATATTTTTATTTAGTAGATTCCGCAGGATGGGGTTTAACTGATGATTTAAGTGAGCTTATCCAAGAAAAAATACAAGAAGTTATAAACATAAGTGATCTTATACTTTTTGTCGTAGATGGTAGATCGGAGTTAACAGCCTTGGATCATGAATTTGTAGATATTCTGAGGAAGTCTGGGAAAAGAGTTATATTAGTAGTAAATAAAATGGAAGGAAGGATTGATCGGGAAGAATATCTTGCTCCTTTTACCGCCTTAGGACTTGGAGAGCCTTTCCCGATTTCAGCACTACATAAACAAAATCTATATGAGCTTTTAGATCTAATAATATCTTTAATACCAGCTCCCGAAGAAGTTTCTTCTGAGGACAAATCTATAAAACTTGCTTTTGTAGGAAGACCTAATAGTGGTAAGTCTTCTCTTCTAAATGCCTTAATTGGCAGAGATAGAAGTATAGTAAGTGAAATTCCTGGTACCACAAGGGATGCTGTTGACCTAATTTGGGACTTTAATGGCAAAAAATACATCATTGTAGATACGCCGGGATTAAGAAGACCAGCAAAAGTAGAGGAAGGCTTAGAAGAACTTTCAGTTCAGAAGACTCTACAGACCATAAGAAGAATTGACATTGCTATTATGGTGATCGATTTATCGGTAGGAATAAGGGAGCAAGAAAAAAGAATATTGCATTATATAGAAGATAAAGGAAAATCTTGTTTAATTGTTTTTAATAAGACAGATTTAATCCCATCTCTAAAGGAAAGAAGGGAATTTGAAAAGATAGTACCTCAAATTTTGCAGCCTTTTGACTATTTTCCATTTATTTTTACTTCAGCCATTAGAAATTATAATGTAAAGAAGATATTGCCCTGGGTTGATAAGCTTTTTGAGCTTAGAAATATGAGAATACCTACTTCTCAAATAAATAGGGCTATAGGAGAAGCTCTTTCTAAGACCAACTTTTCTAAAAAAGGAAAGATTTTAAAAATTTACTATGCTACACAAGTTGATGTGGCACCACCAACTATAGTGTTTTTTGTAAATGAACCTGAAATAATGAACAAAAATGTGGTCAAATATTTTGAGAAATTCCTCAGGAATTACTTTGGCTGGGTAGGAACACCTATAAAGATTGAAGTAAGAAAGAGGGAATAG
- the plsY gene encoding glycerol-3-phosphate 1-O-acyltransferase PlsY — protein sequence MFLKILLVILSYLIGSIPSALIVGKLWKGIDVRNYGSGNLGATNVLRVLGWGPAVIVAVMDVGKGILAVYLAQSFLHSDYLFVLLCVIAAVIGHSFPIFAGFRGGRSVGVSFGILFYLFPKSSLIIFFIAIIIVAVTQYKSVASITSALIYPFLLYHIEKPPMEYFIGVILVCLFIIYRHIPNIKRLIKGEEHKISWKVRR from the coding sequence ATGTTTCTAAAAATACTACTTGTGATACTATCTTATCTTATTGGCTCTATTCCAAGTGCCTTGATTGTAGGGAAATTATGGAAGGGGATAGATGTTAGAAACTATGGAAGCGGAAATCTTGGAGCTACAAATGTATTGAGGGTATTAGGGTGGGGACCAGCGGTTATAGTTGCTGTGATGGATGTAGGTAAAGGTATCCTTGCAGTATACTTAGCTCAAAGTTTTTTACATAGTGATTATCTTTTTGTACTTTTATGTGTTATTGCGGCTGTAATTGGACACTCTTTTCCCATATTTGCAGGATTTAGAGGTGGGAGAAGTGTTGGGGTTTCCTTTGGAATACTTTTTTACCTTTTTCCTAAGTCTTCACTGATCATCTTTTTTATTGCTATAATTATAGTAGCAGTTACTCAATACAAATCTGTGGCATCTATTACCTCTGCTCTTATTTATCCTTTTTTGCTTTATCATATAGAAAAGCCTCCGATGGAATATTTTATTGGAGTAATTTTAGTATGCCTTTTTATAATTTATAGGCATATTCCTAATATAAAAAGACTCATAAAAGGGGAGGAACATAAAATAAGTTGGAAGGTAAGAAGATAA
- a CDS encoding NAD(P)H-dependent glycerol-3-phosphate dehydrogenase has product MEGKKIKIAVFGSGSWGTALANVLCEKNYKVVLWGRDKEKVKKIEELRENIYYLPGYKLAPSLEITSNIDYATKDTDIAILSIPIQGLREFLKGNNTYLKRAGFFVNTGKGIEILTLKRPSEIIKEELDVDFNQIATLSGPSFAKEVMEKKPLAIVIASSDLNTAKYLQDILSLSFMRIYRSDDIVGVEIGGALKNVIAIAAGISDGLGFGYNAKASLITRGLVEINRMAILYGAHPFTILGLSGLGDLILTSTSALSRNWTVGKLIGEGLSLEEAMNKLNGMVAEGVYTAKSAYYISQKTNVYMPITQEVYKVLYENKPPHEALSSLLSKELKHEIDEDFQFNLL; this is encoded by the coding sequence TTGGAAGGTAAGAAGATAAAAATTGCTGTGTTTGGCAGTGGCAGCTGGGGAACAGCACTTGCAAATGTATTATGTGAAAAGAATTATAAAGTTGTACTATGGGGTAGAGACAAAGAGAAGGTAAAGAAAATAGAAGAATTAAGAGAAAATATATATTATTTACCTGGTTATAAGCTTGCTCCATCACTTGAAATTACTTCTAATATAGATTATGCTACAAAAGATACAGATATTGCTATTTTAAGCATTCCTATTCAAGGATTGAGGGAGTTTTTAAAGGGAAATAATACCTATTTGAAGAGAGCAGGATTTTTTGTTAATACAGGAAAAGGTATAGAAATTCTTACTTTGAAAAGACCCTCTGAAATAATAAAAGAAGAACTCGATGTAGATTTTAATCAAATTGCAACTCTCTCGGGTCCAAGTTTTGCAAAAGAGGTTATGGAAAAAAAACCTTTAGCTATTGTAATTGCGTCCTCTGACTTAAATACAGCAAAATATTTACAAGACATTCTAAGTCTATCTTTTATGAGAATATATAGAAGTGATGACATAGTAGGAGTTGAAATCGGCGGAGCTTTAAAAAACGTAATAGCTATTGCAGCGGGCATTTCAGATGGTCTTGGTTTTGGATATAATGCAAAAGCAAGCCTTATTACTCGAGGGCTTGTTGAGATAAATAGAATGGCAATTTTATATGGGGCTCATCCCTTTACCATATTAGGACTTTCAGGCTTAGGAGATCTGATTTTAACCTCTACGAGTGCTCTTAGTAGAAATTGGACTGTAGGTAAATTAATAGGTGAGGGTCTAAGTTTAGAAGAGGCTATGAATAAGCTTAATGGTATGGTAGCGGAAGGGGTCTATACTGCTAAATCTGCTTATTATATATCTCAAAAAACTAATGTGTATATGCCTATTACTCAGGAAGTTTATAAGGTGCTTTATGAAAATAAACCCCCCCATGAGGCTCTATCTTCATTACTTTCAAAAGAATTAAAACATGAGATAGATGAGGATTTTCAATTCAACTTGTTATAA
- the recA gene encoding recombinase RecA → MEKEKALESAIFQIEKQFGKGAIMRLGSQERFQVPVIPTGILTLDYALGVGGVPRGRIIELFGPEGSGKTTVALQIIASAQKMGGVAAFIDAEHAFDPNYARKIGVNLENLLISQPDTGEQALEIAEILVRSGGVDVIVIDSVAALVPRAELEGEMGDAFIGLQARLMSQALRKLTGVISKSKTVAIFINQLREKVGVFFGNPETTPGGRALKFYASVRIDVRKAESMKEGSEVTGTKVKVKVVKNKVAPPFREGEFELIYGEGISREGCILDAGVEAKVIERSGTWYIYKDIRLGQGRENAKTYLKEHPEIADEIEREVRKLWGFEETQAEGNKESSKEEEKEVKEEKTIRKSTK, encoded by the coding sequence ATGGAGAAAGAAAAAGCTTTAGAGTCAGCTATATTTCAGATTGAAAAACAGTTTGGTAAAGGCGCTATAATGAGATTAGGAAGTCAAGAAAGATTTCAGGTCCCTGTTATTCCCACAGGTATTCTTACTTTAGATTATGCTCTTGGAGTTGGTGGAGTACCAAGGGGAAGAATAATAGAACTTTTTGGTCCTGAAGGATCAGGTAAGACTACTGTTGCACTACAAATTATAGCTTCTGCTCAAAAAATGGGTGGAGTCGCAGCTTTTATTGATGCAGAACATGCCTTTGATCCTAACTATGCAAGGAAAATTGGGGTAAATCTAGAAAATCTTTTAATATCACAGCCAGATACAGGTGAACAAGCCCTTGAGATTGCAGAAATACTTGTGAGAAGTGGAGGGGTAGATGTAATAGTCATAGATTCAGTTGCTGCTCTTGTCCCTCGAGCTGAGCTTGAAGGAGAAATGGGAGACGCCTTTATTGGCCTCCAGGCAAGATTAATGTCTCAAGCATTAAGAAAATTGACAGGAGTAATAAGCAAATCTAAAACTGTTGCTATTTTTATTAACCAATTAAGGGAAAAGGTGGGAGTATTTTTTGGAAATCCTGAAACTACACCAGGTGGTAGAGCATTAAAGTTTTATGCATCAGTGAGAATAGATGTAAGAAAAGCTGAATCTATGAAAGAAGGAAGCGAGGTCACGGGTACAAAAGTCAAAGTTAAAGTAGTAAAGAATAAGGTTGCTCCACCCTTTAGAGAAGGGGAATTTGAACTTATTTATGGGGAAGGAATATCAAGAGAAGGCTGTATTTTAGATGCAGGAGTTGAGGCAAAGGTAATAGAAAGGAGTGGAACGTGGTATATTTACAAAGATATCCGATTGGGACAAGGAAGAGAGAATGCAAAGACATACTTGAAAGAGCATCCTGAAATTGCTGATGAGATAGAAAGAGAAGTAAGAAAGCTATGGGGATTTGAGGAGACGCAAGCGGAAGGTAATAAAGAAAGTTCTAAAGAAGAAGAGAAGGAAGTAAAAGAAGAGAAAACTATAAGAAAGTCTACAAAATAA